The uncultured Bacteroides sp. genome has a segment encoding these proteins:
- a CDS encoding sigma-70 family RNA polymerase sigma factor, with amino-acid sequence MQISWNKLKDCDEQEWKNLFRQHAEFLYAYGMKLAHDEDLVKDSIQELFITIYEKRNSLSEPTYMRAYLCSSLRNRLINVLKKDSPVSLDDTDYAFTLSIDDGSADEEEKQYRKVQNLLNKLTNRQREVIYLKYFKGLSNEEIAYTLSINKQSVANLLSEAIRQMKKDITFIFFLLLVLRRFLGL; translated from the coding sequence ATGCAGATATCTTGGAATAAATTGAAGGATTGTGATGAGCAGGAATGGAAAAATCTGTTTCGGCAACATGCAGAATTCCTTTATGCATATGGGATGAAACTTGCTCATGATGAAGATTTGGTTAAAGATTCTATTCAGGAGCTTTTTATTACGATTTATGAGAAACGGAATTCATTAAGTGAACCTACTTATATGAGGGCGTATCTTTGTTCTAGCTTAAGAAATAGATTAATTAATGTTTTGAAAAAGGACTCACCGGTTTCATTAGATGATACTGATTATGCCTTTACATTATCTATTGATGATGGGAGTGCAGATGAAGAAGAAAAACAATACAGAAAGGTTCAGAACTTACTTAATAAATTGACTAACAGACAAAGAGAAGTGATTTATCTTAAGTATTTCAAAGGACTTTCTAATGAGGAAATAGCTTATACTCTGAGTATAAATAAACAGTCTGTGGCAAATCTTCTTTCTGAAGCTATTAGGCAAATGAAAAAGGATATTACTTTTATTTTCTTTCTATTGCTTGTTTTACGGAGATTTTTAGGATTATGA